TTTTGGAAAAATGAATATATTGGAGAATTGACCAATATAATATTAGACATGTCATATTGGGAAGGTACGTGGGAACCAAATTCAACTGACCTTGCTAAAAAATTTACAGATTTAACTTCAACCTTTGATACTACATCTGTAATGATAAATCCAACTAAAGGAATTAGAGCTATTTTAGAAGACCAAAATTCTTATCAAACCCATATCTTAATAATTTCTCTTATTGAAAATAACATTCTTCTAGTAAAAAGAATAATAAAAGATTCTGCTATTGAATGGCTTCTGAAAAACGTACCTGAAGAATAACCTTTGTTTTGCTACATTTAAAATGATGGTTATTCCTCGAAAAGAATTATGATCTATTTCTATTGACAACGTAAATTACACATAAGTAATTCATAAAAAACACCCTATACTCAATCTGACTATCGAATTGGAAAATTACATATTGCAATTGAGTTAGAAGAAAATCTAGGGACAAGCTTGTTTATTTATACCAACCGAAAACACCCAAAAGATATGGGAGCTAAAATCTAAACGTAAAAAATGAAAACTATAGTTTACTTAACAACAATCTTATTGCTTTTAGGACTCAATACCTATTCACAAGCTAGCCATAAATCTTTTAATGAAGAATTGGTAATTACAATAAACAAAGATTCAATTTCTGGTTATGCTTTGATTGCTAATGGAAATGAATTAAAGGAAACTGTTATTTTGCTTCATGGATTGCCTGGACATGAAAAAAATCTTGATTTAGCAGAGAAAATAAGACAAAATGGAAAAAATGTGATTTACTTTAATTACAGAGGCTCTTGGGGAAGTCAAGGAGAATTTCTTTACTCTAATTGTCTAGAAGATATATCGAAAGTAATAGATTATTTATCAAGTGATATCATTTCTAAAAAGTTAAGAGTTAAAAAAAACTCTTTTATTTTAATTGGGCATAGCTTAGGAGGCGGAATAGCTGTTTTACAAGGAATTAAAGACCAAAGAGTCATAAAAATAATTGCCTTATCCTCATTCAACGCTGGAGAAGAATTAAAAAACAACAATTCGCCTGATGAATTAGTTGGTTTCCAAGATTATTTGAATAAACAATTTATGTTGAATATTGATTCCAAGAAATTCTTATCCCAAATAATAAATCATAAACAACAATGGAATTTGACGTCTATCAATACTCTTGAAATTACCAAACCTTTCATTTTTATAGACGAAAATAATAGGAATGAATACTGGATAAAAAAAATAAAGAAAGGTGAATATTTAGTACTTGACTCTGATCACTCTTTTTCAGACAAGCGAAATGAATTAAGTTTAGAAATAATAAAATGGTTAGATAAAAACTAATGTAATATCACAACCAACAATGCTAGCTAAAAAACCTTATAAATACTCGAATGTAGAATTATTAGGTATTTTGTTTTGGCTACTCTTCATTTTTATTGCAATTCTAATTTTCAATTGGAATCAATAAACTTGCTATTTCAATTACGGATTCCCGCACAAATCCACAGTTAATTATCTTTATATTTGGATACTTCTTAACGAAGACTCTCCAAACATTTTAAGCTATATCTCAAGTTTACAACTCTCTTTTTTGTATGTATACAACCTGTAAATCATATGAAATAACCTGTTAGTTAACATAGCAATCCTACCCCAAAATTGAAATAGTAATTATAAAAATTAACAACCATGAAAAATTTAGGGTATCTATTTTCAGTAGTAACAGTACTAACATTATTTATTACTTCTTGTAGTCAAAAAGAAGAATTCAACTCTTTACACAGCGGCAAAAGTTTAGAAAGTATACTTACTGAAATATCAACAAAAGCAACTTCTGAAAACAAAATTATTAAATGTACCTTGTTAGTATATAAAGACTCCAACACTTATGGTTTTGAGGGTGTTGAGTTTTTAGAAAACAGCCAAGATATATTAGACTTTAACAAAGGAGCGCAAAATGCTATCGCTCAAAAAAGGCATAAAAAAAAGCTTTAGATTTCTCTAAAGCTTTTTAAATTCAGTACGGGTGAAGGGAGTCGAACCCCCACGCCTCACGGCACTAGATCCTAAGTTTAAAACTCTTATCTTCCCATTTTTTCGACCTTTGATTTTCAAGGCTTTGAGTTTTTATAAAAGACTCAAATTAATAAATTCTATGTACAAAGTTATGTACAAAAAGTGATATAAAAAAATCCTGTTTTTATAGCTATAAAACTTCGTATATCAACAACTTCGCGCAGAAAATACAAATATAATTTACAGAAAACAATACCCAATACCCCTATTAATCAACTCAGGGTTAACCCTGATAAGCTCAGGGAGACTAGGTAGTTAACAAACAGGAAAAACCCTTATTTCATTATGATCTTATATGAGTTATGTTTGTGCTTTAAAGAATATGCTTATTTATGGTAAACCGTAAAAAAATAAAAAAATAAAGTTTATTTTGCCGAAATTCTAACATATTCAAAGAATAAAAAATTAATTATAATTTTGTTGAAAACCCCCGACAAAAAAATGCTAAAAAACCCTTTAATAGTTTCGTTAACATTCTGTTTGTTTTTTACAATGTTTACATCAAATACTCTTGAGTTCAATTCTAAGTTTGATTCAACACTAAGCAAAAAAGTAGTTATTGATCCAAAAGATATCAAACCTCCTACAAATGGAATAATTTAAATTAAAAATGAATAGAATAATCCCTTCAATTATTTTAATTACAACATCACTATTGCTATTCAATTGTTCTGATAACTCTGTAGATGAAATGTTACAATTAAAAAGCAATCAAAGCCTGAGCCAAACAGAACCAGGGGACGATGGTAAAATTAAAACAACAGACCCCGCAGATGATGGTGAAAAATTATCGAGTAATAAAATTGACCCGATAAAAGATTGTCCAGAAAATGACAGAAATTGTAATGGAGTTCCAGACGATCAAGAGAGAAATTAAAAAAGTAAACATTACCAACAAAGAAATTGATTTATAAACACAACTATTTACCTCGCTAACACTTATTTAATTACCATTATTTTTGCTTTAAATAAAAATTTAAAATAAAGTAAAAATGAAAAAAGTATTAGTAGTTTTAGTTATGTTTTTTGGTATAGCAATATTAACAAGTTGTACAGATAACACTGAAAAAATAGCAAAGAATGAAGAGAAAATCGAACATTTCGGTAAAATTGATCCCATTAAAGATTGTCCGCCAAATGACAGAAACTGTAACGGAGTACCTGACGATGAAGAGTAGTTTCTATCTAACCATTTTATGTTTAGGAGTTACTGGACCTTTTTGGCATGTTTTTTATGGA
The sequence above is a segment of the Tenacibaculum sp. 190130A14a genome. Coding sequences within it:
- a CDS encoding alpha/beta hydrolase, which translates into the protein MKTIVYLTTILLLLGLNTYSQASHKSFNEELVITINKDSISGYALIANGNELKETVILLHGLPGHEKNLDLAEKIRQNGKNVIYFNYRGSWGSQGEFLYSNCLEDISKVIDYLSSDIISKKLRVKKNSFILIGHSLGGGIAVLQGIKDQRVIKIIALSSFNAGEELKNNNSPDELVGFQDYLNKQFMLNIDSKKFLSQIINHKQQWNLTSINTLEITKPFIFIDENNRNEYWIKKIKKGEYLVLDSDHSFSDKRNELSLEIIKWLDKN